AAGTGTTCATCTTTCGAAGATTTCTAAGATCCTGTCGATCAAGTCATCAAGGGTTCTTCCGTTCATTGTTTTCGAAAATCCATCATCTACAGCTGATAGGACATACTGATCATCAACTATATAATACGTTCCGAATCGAGTGAAAAAATATTTACCTTCATGAACATCTTTACCTTTAGCAATTCCGGTGATTATTGACATTCCCGGCTTCAATGCTGGTTCATATCCAACGAAGGCTGCATTATAAACGATGGGGATGGTGTCTTCTACAGTTTCTCCTGCAACATGCTTGATAACTTTGAGCTCATATTGTTTAAAGCTTGCTGTTGAATTTGAAAGACCTTGGCTTTTCGCTTTATCGTCAATAACTTGATCCGTCGTTCCAGGTTTTACTAGTTCTACAGTATACTCGGGAAGTTCAGATACAACCTCGCCAATCACAACTGTTTCTGAACGTTCCATTATACTTTCAAAAGTAGGCCTATCCATGGAAGTAAAGGGGGGATCTTCATTATATGCGAGATATTCCTTTCTGAGATCCACCAATCTTTCTTGTGATAACATGTTGGGTTTATGCAAATGTTGCTGATAGATGATTATTGCGAGAATTAGAACTGCTGCTAGGAGAATAAAACTCAACACACCGAGAGTTACATGTTTTTTTAACATGATCATCACCTCTTCTCATCAATATTTATTTTTTAAGTCGTCTATGTCATGCTGACGGGGTGGATAATAACCTGCGTTTAGCGTCTTCTAATGACTCAATAGTTATACCATCGGTAGATGTCATATCACATACGCCTAGTATGTTTAAAAAAATTAAATATCCAAAACGATTATCCCAATATGATGATGTTGTTGTTGACAAGTCAACCGTGGAGGTAGAAAAAGAGACTCTATCGATTTTAACTTTTTGAGAGTATGTTGACCACATATAGGAAGCGGTTACATATTGACCCGAATAATCATCATTTAAATAATCGCCATTCATTTTCATATAGGCTTTTCCAGATTCAATGGTTGCCCATTTTAATGGAATAGGTGTTCCATTAGGAGGCGTCCCTTCGTAGAAGATTTCATGTGCACTTACGGGCAACGCCATTAAGTAAAATAACTAAGGAGCAGAAAAGAAAAGGCTGTAAAATTCTTTTCATATCGAGACAACTCCTTTCAATAATATGAATATTTACTCACTCGTCGTAGATATAATAACATTATATTGAAAAAAATGTCGATAGATTCTTGGGATTATATAGATTAATTTACATAAGAAGATGCTAGATAACCTCATTTTATACGAAATTTAGGATAGAACCACCAGAATCTATCTGATTTTTAAAATTTTATCCGTTTTTTCGTACAAAACTGCTTTTCCGCACCATGGAATCGGGATTATCGACTCGACCATCTAAGAAAAACATGGCGTGTGCTGCTCGCATCACGATGGAAGAATACGAACGAATCAAAAATTGGGACTTCCCCAAACGGCAGGCGGAGAGTCCCTGCGATAGAAAGAGGTTGATCTGCTGTGAAAAAGAAATGGACCTATCAGCCGCCGGCGAACGGGTATCCGGAATGGAACAATAATCCGGAGATCTTCGAACTGAACCGCATGGAGCCCCATGCCTCCTTCACACCTTACGATACGGTGGATGAGGCGCTTGCGGGCAAGCGCTGGCAGTCCCGTCGTATCATGAGCTTGAACGGCACATGGCGCTTCGCCTTCGCGCCGAATCCGGACAGCCGGATCAAGGATTTCTATAAGATGGACTACGATACAAGCGGATGGGATGAGATCACCGTTCCCGGGAACTGGCAGCTGCAGGGATACGATTACCCGCAGTATACGAATACAGAGTATCCATGGAGCCGCAAGGATAAGATCAAACCGCCTTATGCACCGACGAACTATAATCCCGTCGGCTCCTACGTTCGCACCTTCCGCATCCCCGAATCCTGGGGGGATGATCCGGTCTTCATCAGCTTCCAGGGCGTGGAGTCGGCCTTCTATGTGTGGCTGAACGGAGAGTTCGTCGGCTACAGCGAGGACAGCTTCACGCCGGCGGAGTTTGATCTGACGCCGTATCTCCAAGAGGGCGAGAACAAGCTGGCCGTAGAGGTGTACCGCTGGTGTGACGGGAGCTGGCTGGAGGATCAGGATTTTTGGCGGTTGTCGGGGATTTTCCGGGATGTCTTCCTGTATTCGCGTGCGCCCGTGCATATCTATGATACGAAGATCCTCGTGGATCTGGACGAGGAATATCGGGATGCGGAGCTCACGGTGCGGACGAAGGTGCTGAAGTATGCCAATATACGTTCACAGGATGTCACCTTGCGCATCGCGCTCTATGATGACCAGCGGCAGGCGGTGCCCGGCGTACAGGCGGAGGCCAAGATTCATCTGAACGGCTCGGATCTCCACGAAGTGGAAGTGACCATCCCCGTGCCGAATCCGCGGAAATGGAGCGCGGAAGATCCGAATCTGTATATCTGTGTGCTGACGTTAACGGACGGATCCGGGAATCTGCTGGAGGCGATCAGCCAGCGGGTCGGTTTCCGCAAGTTCGAACTGAGGGACGGGCTGATGAAGCTGAACGGCAAGCGCATCGTCTTCAAGGGCGTGAACCGGCATGAATTCAACTGCCGCACGGGGCGGGCGATCAGCTGGGAGGATATGGAGGCGGACATTCGCCTGATGAAGGCCCATAACATCAATGCCGTGCGGACTTCCCATTATCCCAATCATCCATATTGGTATGATCTCTGCGATGAATACGGGCTGTATGTGATCGATGAGACGAACCTGGAGACCCACGGGCTGTGGCGCTATGGGCAGAAGGCCCTCGAGGACACGATCCCCGGCTCGCGGCCGGAATGGACGGCCAATGTGCTGGACCGCGCGAAGTCGATGTATGAGCGGGATAAGAACCATCCCTCCATCCTGCTCTGGTCGCTGGGCAATGAATCCTTCGGCGGGGATAACTTCCTTAAGATGCATGAATATTTCCACTCCGAGGACCCGACCCGTCTCGTGCATTATGAAGGGGTGGTCCATTGGCGGGAGAGCGAGGCCGCTTCCGATATCGAGAGTCAGATGTACACGCGTCCGGACCAGCTGGAATGGTTTGCACGACATAACACGCGCAAGCCGATCATTTTGTGCGAGTACAGCCATGCCATGGGCAATTCCTGCGGCGGTCTGCACAAGTATTGGGAACTGTTCGACAAGTATCCGATCCTCCAGGGCGGATTCATCTGGGACTGGATTGATCAATCGCTGATCGCGAAGACGGAGGACGGGACGGAATATTTCGCCTACGGCGGGGATTTCGGCGAGGAGCCAAACAGCGGCAACTTTTGCGGCAACGGTCTTCTCTTTGCGGACCGCAGCATCACGCCGAAGCTGTATGAGGTCAAGCGCTGCTATCAGAATATCAAGTTCAGCGCTAAGGATTGGCACAAGCAAACCTTCAGTGTGAAGAACGAACATCTCTTCATCGGCCTCTCCCGCTATGTCCTGTGGTGGGAACTGCTTGCAAACGGAGAACCGATCCAGCGCGGCGAACTTAAAGTCGATGCGGCACCCGGGGAAGAGGCGGTTGTGCACATCCCTTATAACTGCCCGCAGGGCAGCACGGCCGATCAGGAGATGGTGCTGACGCTGAGCCTCGTTCAGCGGGAGGATGCGGACTGGGCGCCGCAGGGCCATGAGGTCGCCTTCGAGCAGTTCATCCTGCCGATGCTGGGAGAGGCGGAGGTTGTGGAGCAGCCGTGTCCTGAGGAGGCAGCAGGACCGCTGGGCGTCCAGGATACAAGCGAGGAATGGATCATCACCGGCGACGGCTTCAGCCTCGTCTTCAACAAAGCATCTGGTGCGCTCACCTCTTATGCGGTGCACGGCAAACAGCTGCTTCGCTCGCCGCTTATCCCGAATTTCTGGCGGGCGATGACTGACAATGACCGGGGCAACAGGCTGCATGAGCGCAGCGCGGTGTGGCGGGACGCGGGCGAAAGGCGCGTGCTGCGCAAGCTGGCGCTGCAGAAGAGAGCGGGTCATGTGCGGGTGCATACCGTTTACAGTCTGCCTTCAGCCGGAGATTCGCTGTGCACGCTTGTGTATGACATCTATGCGGATGGGCGGATCGAATTGGATTATGCCCTGGATCCGGCAGCAGGGATGCCGGAACTGCCGGAAGTGGGCCTGCTCTTCGCGATGGACGGCGCCTTCGATACGCTGTCCTGGTATGGCAAAGGGCCGCATGAAACCTATTGGGATCGGCAGCTGGGAGCGAAGCTCGGCCGCTACACCGGCAAGGTCGCGGATCAGCTCATGCCTTATCTTCGCCCGCAGGAAAGCGGCAATAAGGTGGAAGTGCGGGAAGCGTCGATCACCGATGCGGCCGGCAGCGGGCTTAGGATCACAGGCCAGCCGAAGTTCGAATGGAATGTGCTGCCGTATACCCCTTGGGAACTTGAGGAGCATGATCATGGGTATAAGCTGCCCGCAAGCGATAAGAGCGTCGTGCGCATCATCGCTCATCAATCCGGCGTCGGCGGAGACGACAGCTGGGGGGGCGCGGCCGCATGAGGAATATACCTTGCCAGCCAACCGCGTCTATCGCCTGAAGGTGACGCTGGCGGGGGTGTGAATGGAAGAGAACCTGTCCTCTTAAGAGGCAGGTTCTTATTTCGTTTTCATGGACGTCTGCTATAGGGGGAAAGTCCTGAGTGCCAGCTGACGAATACCCGATGCGCGAAAACAAGTCCAAATCCGTAAAGAATAGTACTTATGATTCGACACGATCATTGGATTTTCATATAGGACTGAGCATGGAGCTGCTCGAATCTTGTCTTGCATAAAATAGATTATTCTTCCTATTTATTACTGAAAATGCCAATAGTATATTTACAGATAGAAGGAAGTTAAATAGAGTGAAAAAAATAGGTTCGATGATAATCACAATGAAAGGGGGTGTTGATGATGAGCCTGAACAACAAGCAATGGGAACCTGCTGCGAAGAAGAGCCTTCTGAAGTCGGCGGGCACTGGACTCGTAAAGTCTGCAGGCTGCATGGGATGCTGGGCAGCGAAGAGCATACCGATGACCCGTGTATGTTGGCTGCCGCATCCGGTTATGCGAGCGACCTAATGTTGATCATAACAATCTGCTTTGGGAGCGGCTATGCCGTTCCCATCCCAATTCTGACAAGGGGGCGAATCCGATGACAGATCTGCTGCAACAGGATCCACTGAAACCTGAATTAACGGTGCATCTGCAGCCGCACAGTGCGATCATCCTCGACCGCAAGAGCATGTACTATGGCTGACTGCGATTGTGGTTTGCATGTTGGGGCTCACTTGGTGGGTCTCTGCATATGGATACAGGAGAAGAACGGCCTTGGCCCTGGTGTTTACGGGCGCGTGTTTGATGATGTTGTTGCAGGGGTGGATAGCATGAAGGACAATCAATCGGAAGTATCCTTATCGCTTCAGAAGATCGCAGGCTCTAATGATCATATGCAGGTCGCAGCGGCGATGAGGGAAGTAAAACGATCCGGGAAAGATGCGCTGCCGGTGCTGATGGAAGCTTTGCACGGGGATGATCCGCTGCTCCGTGACATTGCTTGCGCGGTGCTGGGTGAGCTGGGCCCGGATGCAGCAGAAGCAGTGCCGAGATTGATCGAGCTGCTCCATATGGATGCCGAAGAGACGAGGATGGCGGCAGCACTCTCTCTTATGCGGATCGGCGCTGACAGCCTGCCTCTGTTGAAGGTGACGGCTGAACAAGGTGCTGGTCTGTCCAGATTTTGGGCGTGCTGGGCGATCGCCTGGCTGGATCCATCGTTATTGACATCCGAGATGATCACTTGTCTGAAAGCTGAGCAAGAACAGCCCACAAGTGCTGTTACGCCTTTCGCGGCGACGGAGGCGATCTGCAAGGTGATCGCTTGGCAGTTGAAAGAAGCAGACTGAGGTGGTGTGATGAATGGAAGCAGGACAGAAATTTCCGGATTTTCCGGAACATCTCGTATGGCTGAACGTTGCTGAGCAGGAGCAGGACACCTGGATCAGCCCCGGCTGCAGGTATTATCTGTTCTATTTTTGGTCGCTGGAATGTCCCGCTTGTCAGATGATCTGTCCGAGTTTGATCAAGCGCTGCGATGATCCAGCTAAGGTTCTGAGCATCTTCATCCATGTGCCGTTGTATGAAGGTGAGAAGTCCATTGAACGGGTCAAGGAGAAAGCGGTCAAGATGGGCGTCGCAGCACCGATTATTCTAGACCATCAATATGAAATGGCGTCCTTGTTCGGCGTTCAAGGCATCCCCAGCCTGTATCTGTTTGATCAGGAACGCAGGCTGATCTATGCCGGAATGGGGGAAGATGGGTATCATACTGCGATCCAGCATATCGATCATGCGACAACTGCATAGTAAGCGAACGGTCCGCGCTGTGGACAATTCGCAGGCGGCAGGCTGCTTGTTTAGGAAGCAGCCTGTTTGTGGTCATTGCCGACTCTGCTCAGCTGCATGATCTGCATGATCGTTGCCCAGATGACCGATGATGGCGCGGCTCCCCCAGATTGCGTTAAGCAGCATTAGGACGGCGGATAAGAGGAACAGGCCGCGGATGCCCACCCAGATGGAGAGCACACCGCTGATCGACGGCCCGATGAGATTGCCGAGGCTTAAGAAGGATTGGTTGAAGCTGAAGGCCCGGCTGATCATCGTATCAGGTACATTGCGCCGGATGAGAGCATTCACGCTGGGCATGAGGCCGCCGATGAACAAGCCCTGCAGGAAGCGAACGATGAGCAGCTGCCAAACATTATGTACGAAGGCTTGCGGAATGAAGGACAGACCGGTGCAGATGAGAGAGATGCGCAGCACCTTCTCCGAGCCGAAGCGGTCTCCCATTCTGCCCAGGATGGGTGCGAAGATCACATTCGAGAATCCGCTGATGGAACTGACGAGTCCTGCATAGAAGGCTAGACTCGGTACTGGACCATGCATCTCTTCGATGAAGACCGGCATGAGCGGCATCGTGCCTGTCAGCGCTAACTGTGTAATGAACGTAACGGTGTACATGGCGGGGATTCCGCGGAAAGCGATGATCTGACGGAAACCGGCCAACACCGATACATTCGGTTCTTGTTTCGCCTTTTCGACGTCGAACTTCTCGCGTACGACCAGCATTGTCAAGGTTGTGGCTGCTAGCAGCAGGGAGCCTGTGATGAAGAAAATGGTGCGGAAACCGAATTGGTCGGCCAGGAGTCCGCCGATAAAGGGCCCGATGATGGAGCCTGATACGGCACCGGATTGCAAGGTTCCAAGGGCGAATCCGCTTTTCTCCTTGGGGGTATTGGTCGCTACTAAGGCGTTGGCAGCCGGGATGAAGCCCGAGATGGTCCCGTTAAGCAGCCGCAGGATCAAGAGGTGCCAGACATTGGTCGATAGTCCCAAGAGGATGTTGACGATCGCCATGCCGAAACCGCTGCGCAGCAGCATGATCTTACGGCCATAGCGGTCGGATAGCTTGCCCCAGATCGGCTGGAATAGAAAGGCTGTGACGAAATTAGCAGAGAATACAAGTCCGGCCCATACGGAGATCTCATTGGGATCAGTGACGCCTAATTCTTTGATGTACAGAGAGAGAAAGGGAAGAACCATGGACATGCCCGACATCTGCAAGAAGGTCCCGACCCACAGGACACCTAGATTGATTTTCCATCGTTCCATATATTTTCTGTCATCTCCATCGTGGCTATAGTGATTCGTGCTTCGATTACAAGTTCATATTGCTATATTATAACACAGCGATTCATTGATTATCGTCAAGAATCAGGTACAATGAGGTACAATGGGAGGCATCACCATGTATGAGTATGGGGAGGGATAGAGGGATGGGTCGGACAGGGCAGATCGCGATTCTAGTGAATCATCTGGGCAACCCGTTCGAGGCATCGCTTGTATCCAAGGTCGAAGCGGAAGTGCGAGAGCGCGGATACACGCTGCTGCTTCACACCTATCGATCTGATTTGGAACAAGAACTCGCGGCGATGCTTGCCAACCGGATCGACGGCCTGATCTTGCTTGGCCAGACGCTGCAGGATACGACGGTTGTGATGCTGCAAGAGCGGTCGATTCCGATTGTATCCCTGCTAAGGCCGGCTTGGGATCACAACGGGATCGAACATGTGGATCTGGACTGGCTGCAGGTCATGCGGAAGACGATCGAGTATCTGCAGTCCAGAGGGCATCATCGGATCGGGTTCATGGCGAACGGCAATCCCGCACATTATCACACCCATCGGTTGTCGGCTTTTATCCAGGCGATGAAATTATGCAAAGCGGAGTTCCAGCATGACTATGTAATCAGCGGCGGAGGCACGTATCTCAAGGCGTATGACGCGATGGAGCGGTTTCTGAGGAGCAGGGACTTGGCGTTCACGGCCCTGGTCTGTGCGAATGACCTGATGGCGATCAGCGCGCTGGCTGCCTGCCGCAACAACGGCGTGCGTGTTCCAGGGCAGCTGGCGATCATCGGCTGCGAAGACATCCTGATGTCCTCGGAGACCAATCCGCCCTTGACAACGATCCGATACACACGGGATACGCTGGCACAAGGCGCCGTCCGGCTGCTGTTCGCGAAGATAGACGGCGGTGAAGCGGGCATCCCGAAAGCGGACATCCCGCAAGTTGAGGGTTACTTGCTCATCCGCTCTTCGGGATAAAGCTCCTACGCGGGTGTCTGGTGCAAGTGTCTGGCGCAGGTAAGCATCGGCGGACTGCAGCACATAATTCGCAAGCGGATCGTCCATCTTATGGAGGAAGTGATCCACAATTTGCGAAGGAGTGTTGAAGATGCCGTTCGGAGCACACGAAACGATGGAAGTCCATGAGATCTTAAATGAGAAGATCAATATGATCAACCATTTTGCCTGGTATATGCAGAACTGCCAGGACCCGCAGCTGCGCAATATGATCGAGCGTCATATGCAGACGATCGTATCGTCCTATGATGAATTGGTCCACTATACCCATGACTATTCCAGAGCGCGGCCGCAGGCCTACGGCATGCCGCATACGTCGCCGCAGCAGATCAACTATGGGCTGGACCATCCGAGCAGCAAGGCGCCTAATCTGCATGGTCAATGGAATGACACGATGATCGCATCGGCGGTGCTGTGCGCCCATAAGAACTCTGCGAAGAATCACATGATGGCATCGCTGGAAATCGCTGATCCGAATATCCGCCAGATGTTGGTGAACGGCGCGGTATCCTGCAGCAATCAAGCGTATGAAGTCTTCCGATACATGAATGAGCGCGGGATCTATCAAGTGCCGAAGATGAATGATCATACAGCGAAGACCTTCCTCCATACCTATCAACCGGCGATGCAGCAGATGAACCAAACGTTGAATCAACAACCGCAGCTGTATTGATCTCTACTCAATGCATATAGGCTTGAGCTCTAAGCTGCCCTTCATTATTCGAGGGCGGCTTTGTTTATTCCACATATTTGCTTTCAGACGACAAAATCAAACAAAAGATCCCAAATAAAACGCTTACAACGATCTTTTAAATCCCCTATCATTTCCTATACAATAGAATAGAAACACATAACCCTAAGAACAGCGGCTCTGCTCGCAAGATGAACGGAGTGCGGGAGCGGATTCAGGGTTCCATGGCTTGCGCGGCATGCCAAAGCCGCAGTGATTCATCTAGGAAGGGAAGAAGGTACATATGCGGATTGGACAAGATTTGGCCGGGCGGAGCGGACGATGGGTAGTTTGATGATTCGTTTCGCCATCGGTTTAACTGGCAGCTTGGTCATCGCGCTGTTGGCCTATTGGCGGCGATCGCTGAGCGGATCAGGAGCTGCGGCGGCGGTGGTGTTGGGGACGGCGTTGTATACATTGACCACGTTAGCCTGGTATGGGGCGTTGATTGCGTTTTTCGTAAGCTCAACGGTATGGTCCAAGGTGAAGCGCGGCCATAAGGCAGAAGCAGAGCGGCACTATGCGAAGGGCGGCCGGCGGGATGCCGGACAAGTTGCTGCCAATGGCGGCATCCCCCTGCTGATGGCCGTCGGCTGGACCATCTTCCCACATCCGGCTTGGTGGTACGCATATTTGGGTGCTTTGGCCGCGGTTACCGCCGATACCTGGGCAACGGAACTCGGCGCCCTCAGCCGCAGGAAGCCGCGTTCGATCATCACGGGCAAACGGGTGGAGCCGGGGACCTCGGGCGGAATAACCCTCTTCGGGCTTGCCGCTTCCTGTGCAGGCGGCGCCTTCATCGGCGTGACCGCCTATGGGTTGGCGTTGTTAAGCGGTGAGGCAGCGAGCAGCATCGGTCTAAGCGAGGGCATAAGCATGGGTATGGCCGTGAGCGCAAGCGAGAGCACGAGCATGAGCACAAATATGAGCATGAACATGAGCATGAACATAAACGGTCTTGCAGGGTTCCTCCCAGGCTTGCTGCTCCTTCTGATCTGCGGGCTTGCAGGTTTGATCGGCTCTCTGTTTGATTCTTTCCTCGGAGCAACGGTGCAGGCTGTCTATCGCTGTGCGAGCTGCAAGAAGCTTGTTGAGAGGGATATACACTGCGGCCGGCCTGCGGCACATGTCAGAGGCGTCCCATGGATGGGGAACGATCAGGTCAATGCTGCCGCCGGCATATGCGGAGCAAGTGCCGCTGTACTGATCGCTTGGCAGCTCGCCTTATAGTCTTATC
The genomic region above belongs to Insulibacter thermoxylanivorax and contains:
- a CDS encoding glycoside hydrolase family 2 TIM barrel-domain containing protein codes for the protein MKKKWTYQPPANGYPEWNNNPEIFELNRMEPHASFTPYDTVDEALAGKRWQSRRIMSLNGTWRFAFAPNPDSRIKDFYKMDYDTSGWDEITVPGNWQLQGYDYPQYTNTEYPWSRKDKIKPPYAPTNYNPVGSYVRTFRIPESWGDDPVFISFQGVESAFYVWLNGEFVGYSEDSFTPAEFDLTPYLQEGENKLAVEVYRWCDGSWLEDQDFWRLSGIFRDVFLYSRAPVHIYDTKILVDLDEEYRDAELTVRTKVLKYANIRSQDVTLRIALYDDQRQAVPGVQAEAKIHLNGSDLHEVEVTIPVPNPRKWSAEDPNLYICVLTLTDGSGNLLEAISQRVGFRKFELRDGLMKLNGKRIVFKGVNRHEFNCRTGRAISWEDMEADIRLMKAHNINAVRTSHYPNHPYWYDLCDEYGLYVIDETNLETHGLWRYGQKALEDTIPGSRPEWTANVLDRAKSMYERDKNHPSILLWSLGNESFGGDNFLKMHEYFHSEDPTRLVHYEGVVHWRESEAASDIESQMYTRPDQLEWFARHNTRKPIILCEYSHAMGNSCGGLHKYWELFDKYPILQGGFIWDWIDQSLIAKTEDGTEYFAYGGDFGEEPNSGNFCGNGLLFADRSITPKLYEVKRCYQNIKFSAKDWHKQTFSVKNEHLFIGLSRYVLWWELLANGEPIQRGELKVDAAPGEEAVVHIPYNCPQGSTADQEMVLTLSLVQREDADWAPQGHEVAFEQFILPMLGEAEVVEQPCPEEAAGPLGVQDTSEEWIITGDGFSLVFNKASGALTSYAVHGKQLLRSPLIPNFWRAMTDNDRGNRLHERSAVWRDAGERRVLRKLALQKRAGHVRVHTVYSLPSAGDSLCTLVYDIYADGRIELDYALDPAAGMPELPEVGLLFAMDGAFDTLSWYGKGPHETYWDRQLGAKLGRYTGKVADQLMPYLRPQESGNKVEVREASITDAAGSGLRITGQPKFEWNVLPYTPWELEEHDHGYKLPASDKSVVRIIAHQSGVGGDDSWGGAAA
- the skfA gene encoding sporulation killing factor; the encoded protein is MSLNNKQWEPAAKKSLLKSAGTGLVKSAGCMGCWAAKSIPMTRVCWLPHPVMRAT
- a CDS encoding HEAT repeat domain-containing protein, which encodes MKDNQSEVSLSLQKIAGSNDHMQVAAAMREVKRSGKDALPVLMEALHGDDPLLRDIACAVLGELGPDAAEAVPRLIELLHMDAEETRMAAALSLMRIGADSLPLLKVTAEQGAGLSRFWACWAIAWLDPSLLTSEMITCLKAEQEQPTSAVTPFAATEAICKVIAWQLKEAD
- a CDS encoding TlpA family protein disulfide reductase, with translation MEAGQKFPDFPEHLVWLNVAEQEQDTWISPGCRYYLFYFWSLECPACQMICPSLIKRCDDPAKVLSIFIHVPLYEGEKSIERVKEKAVKMGVAAPIILDHQYEMASLFGVQGIPSLYLFDQERRLIYAGMGEDGYHTAIQHIDHATTA
- a CDS encoding MFS transporter — translated: MERWKINLGVLWVGTFLQMSGMSMVLPFLSLYIKELGVTDPNEISVWAGLVFSANFVTAFLFQPIWGKLSDRYGRKIMLLRSGFGMAIVNILLGLSTNVWHLLILRLLNGTISGFIPAANALVATNTPKEKSGFALGTLQSGAVSGSIIGPFIGGLLADQFGFRTIFFITGSLLLAATTLTMLVVREKFDVEKAKQEPNVSVLAGFRQIIAFRGIPAMYTVTFITQLALTGTMPLMPVFIEEMHGPVPSLAFYAGLVSSISGFSNVIFAPILGRMGDRFGSEKVLRISLICTGLSFIPQAFVHNVWQLLIVRFLQGLFIGGLMPSVNALIRRNVPDTMISRAFSFNQSFLSLGNLIGPSISGVLSIWVGIRGLFLLSAVLMLLNAIWGSRAIIGHLGNDHADHAAEQSRQ
- a CDS encoding LacI family DNA-binding transcriptional regulator, which gives rise to MGRTGQIAILVNHLGNPFEASLVSKVEAEVRERGYTLLLHTYRSDLEQELAAMLANRIDGLILLGQTLQDTTVVMLQERSIPIVSLLRPAWDHNGIEHVDLDWLQVMRKTIEYLQSRGHHRIGFMANGNPAHYHTHRLSAFIQAMKLCKAEFQHDYVISGGGTYLKAYDAMERFLRSRDLAFTALVCANDLMAISALAACRNNGVRVPGQLAIIGCEDILMSSETNPPLTTIRYTRDTLAQGAVRLLFAKIDGGEAGIPKADIPQVEGYLLIRSSG
- a CDS encoding spore coat protein → MPFGAHETMEVHEILNEKINMINHFAWYMQNCQDPQLRNMIERHMQTIVSSYDELVHYTHDYSRARPQAYGMPHTSPQQINYGLDHPSSKAPNLHGQWNDTMIASAVLCAHKNSAKNHMMASLEIADPNIRQMLVNGAVSCSNQAYEVFRYMNERGIYQVPKMNDHTAKTFLHTYQPAMQQMNQTLNQQPQLY
- a CDS encoding DUF92 domain-containing protein produces the protein MIHLGREEGTYADWTRFGRAERTMGSLMIRFAIGLTGSLVIALLAYWRRSLSGSGAAAAVVLGTALYTLTTLAWYGALIAFFVSSTVWSKVKRGHKAEAERHYAKGGRRDAGQVAANGGIPLLMAVGWTIFPHPAWWYAYLGALAAVTADTWATELGALSRRKPRSIITGKRVEPGTSGGITLFGLAASCAGGAFIGVTAYGLALLSGEAASSIGLSEGISMGMAVSASESTSMSTNMSMNMSMNINGLAGFLPGLLLLLICGLAGLIGSLFDSFLGATVQAVYRCASCKKLVERDIHCGRPAAHVRGVPWMGNDQVNAAAGICGASAAVLIAWQLAL